In Streptomyces sp. P9-A4, the genomic window GCCGGACCCCGATCGGCGCACGGACGGCTCGCGGGGGCACCTGCTCGCCGCGCTCGACGCCTCCCTCGCCCGGCTCGGCACCGACCACGTCGACCTGTGGCAGCTGCACGCCTTCGACCCGTACACGCCCCTGGAGGAGTCCCTCCAGGCCCTCGACATCGCCGTACGCAGCGGGCGGGCGCGGTACGCGGGCGTGTCGAACTTCTGCGGCTGGCAGCTCGCGAAGGCGGGCACCTGGCAGCTCTCCGGGGACCGCACCCGGCTCGCCGGGGCGCAGCTGGAGTACTCGCTGCTCCAGCGGGGCGTGGAGCGCGAGGTGCTGCCCGCCGCCCAGGACCTCGGGATAGGCCTGCTGCCCTCGTCACCGCTCGGACGGGGGGTCCTGACGGGCAAGTACCGCTCCGGGACCCCGACGGACTCGCGGGGCGCCTCGGAGACCATGGCGCCGTTCGTGGAGCCGTACCTGGACGAGGCGGCGAGCCGGATCGTGGACGCGGTCGCGACCGCCGCCGACGGCCTCTCGACGACCCCGCTGCACGTGGCGCTCGCCTGGGTCCGCGACCGGCCCGGAGTGACCGCGCCGATCGTCGGCGCGCGCACCGCACGCCAGCTCACGGCCGCGTTGTCGGTGGAGACCCTTAGTCTTCCTGACGAGATCTGTCGGGCGCTGGACGATGTGTCGGCGCCCGTGCACCGCTATCCGGATCACGACTGGAGCACCTTGTGACCGAGCCTTCCGGGGAGACCGCGCCCGAGGCACCCGAGGACGTGGAGCCGACCGAGGACGCGCAGGAGGCCGACACCACGGCACCGGTCGCGGTCGGGGACCCCTCCGAGGAGCCCGCCGCGCAGGACGGGCCGAGCGACGGGCCGAGCGATGAGCCGACGGACGAGGCCGGGGCCGCGGACGAGGCCGCGGACGAGGCCGACGCGGCCGACGCGGCCGGTGCCGACGAGACCGGCGCCGAAGGTGCCGACGCGGCGGGTGCCGAGACCGTCGAGGCCGTCGCCGAGGCCGCCGACACGCCCGAGTTGAGTGACGCGCAGGCCGAGCTCGCCGCGCAGCGGGAGCTGCGGGCCAGGATCGAGGCGCGGAAGGCCGAGAAGGAAGGGCCGCTCGCCAGCGGCGCCAAGCTGAGCGGCACAGCGGCCGACCTCCTCGCGGCCGTACGGGCCGTCGAGGGCGGCTCGGCCTCGGGCACCGCGTTCTACGAGGCCTCCGAGCCCGCCCCCCGGCGCCCCTCCCCCGAGGCGTCGCCGACCGCGACCGTACGGTCCCCCGCGCCCCCGCACGCCCCCGCACCGGCCCCCGGCACCACCGAGGCCGTACGGGAGGTCCTGGCCAAGGGCGGCGCACCCGAGGCGCTGGCCGGGCAGGTCGCCGACACCCTCGGTGAGGGCGCCGCCTCGGCCCTGCTCGACGACCCCTGGCAGCTGCTCGCGGTGCCCGGGGTGCGCCCGGAGCAGGCCGACGGCTTCGCGCGGGCGCTGCTCGGTGCCGCCTGCGGCCCCGACGACCCCCGCCGCACGGTCGCCCTGACCGTGTGGCTGCTGGAGCGGGCCGCGCTCCAGGGGCACACCGCCCTGGAGGTCCAGGCCGTGCGCGCCGGACTCACCGGGCACCGGGTGCCCGACCCCGAGGCGGCGGTCGAGGAGTCGATCTCCACGGGCGCGGTCCTCGTCTTCCAGGAGGAGGAGACCCCGGCGGAGGAGCCCGAGGCGGACGAGACGGACGAGGAGCCCGAGCCGCCCGTCTCCGAGGAGCCCGCCCCGCCCGTGCTGCTCGGGCTCGACCGGTACGCGCTCGCGGAGGAGAGCCTCGCGGACGGTCTCGCCCGGCTGGTCAAGACGGCGACGGCCGACGACTGGGACGGCTCCGAGCTGGAGCGCGCCGCCGGTACGCACGGCCTCGTGCTGCACACCGGCGGCGAGGCCTCCCGCGCCGAGCCGGTGGCCCTCGCGGCGGCGGCCCGCGCGCGCGGGCTGCGCACCCTGGTCGCCGTCCA contains:
- a CDS encoding helix-hairpin-helix domain-containing protein, which gives rise to MTEPSGETAPEAPEDVEPTEDAQEADTTAPVAVGDPSEEPAAQDGPSDGPSDEPTDEAGAADEAADEADAADAAGADETGAEGADAAGAETVEAVAEAADTPELSDAQAELAAQRELRARIEARKAEKEGPLASGAKLSGTAADLLAAVRAVEGGSASGTAFYEASEPAPRRPSPEASPTATVRSPAPPHAPAPAPGTTEAVREVLAKGGAPEALAGQVADTLGEGAASALLDDPWQLLAVPGVRPEQADGFARALLGAACGPDDPRRTVALTVWLLERAALQGHTALEVQAVRAGLTGHRVPDPEAAVEESISTGAVLVFQEEETPAEEPEADETDEEPEPPVSEEPAPPVLLGLDRYALAEESLADGLARLVKTATADDWDGSELERAAGTHGLVLHTGGEASRAEPVALAAAARARGLRTLVAVHADGGRRALGTEGADAVTVAALLSGTAGPGRDEEGAFALDLLVVLDAPQLDVETAAMLVESLPDGCRLVLSGDPEVLGAPGAGRVFSDALAARVCPRIASRLPDPGPLGELVSGIGAGELNQVEAPGKEIVIVPVRDAGEAVHRTVQLVADSVPRAIGVPPEQTQVLTVGHGGSAGTRALNAALKQRLNPGPGRFGGYDPGDRVAYAPVPGRTVTGTVLSADAEGLRLRCADEEVLVPRDRVESALRHGWALTAHQAAGARWPAVVVVLPGDAAGGLSRPWVYTAFGRAERHLSVVHGVDQALPRAVAEGVAPERTTRLRPLLEALLAADEE
- a CDS encoding aldo/keto reductase, producing the protein MEQRHLGRTGLRVSRIGLGTLTWGRDTDEHDAAEQLKAFWDAGGTLVDTADVYGGGEAEYLLGRLMERLVSRQDLVLSTKAGSVPDPDRRTDGSRGHLLAALDASLARLGTDHVDLWQLHAFDPYTPLEESLQALDIAVRSGRARYAGVSNFCGWQLAKAGTWQLSGDRTRLAGAQLEYSLLQRGVEREVLPAAQDLGIGLLPSSPLGRGVLTGKYRSGTPTDSRGASETMAPFVEPYLDEAASRIVDAVATAADGLSTTPLHVALAWVRDRPGVTAPIVGARTARQLTAALSVETLSLPDEICRALDDVSAPVHRYPDHDWSTL